From a single Erpetoichthys calabaricus chromosome 1, fErpCal1.3, whole genome shotgun sequence genomic region:
- the prx gene encoding neuroblast differentiation-associated protein AHNAK isoform X43 — MAMPMEITVVQETLKKSELMEVVVETEAEAGARGFSVSGGGAQGIFVKEVLKDSPAAKALSLREGDQLLSARVYFDNVKYEDALKILQCAEPYKVSFLLKRNVPSADISTSSGSASLEVKGPKAKMPKLSVKSIAPLRKKKKKAKAGSRLSAEVTLPASGKFKREASPAKFELSPVDVEFAFPKFPKLKGVSKTTTEGDISLKSPEIQASVARRKKKKIRLPRMRVKDAAAARAVVDVDLKSPEGKVELGTPETKVKTKEKSTKFGISFPKTKKPKVDAGLSCLEASKGISPPGIKLKPPEVEFDFSLPTGKADSKTAKGEVSKEDVKIKTPKVELDFGLPSGKAEAKISHPDINVKDTMKEGIKFKAPKLDLDISLPKGKVEDTIAMPEAEVKSKDGFKFKPPKLDLDLSLPAGSVDSTEGDLDKDGRLRMPQVKIPKIGVSLPSAEFEGDTSKDRYKRDSYGKEDKHKAGLKMPSIDIDAPSLNIEIGLPTSKADSEGDVKFHPSEGSTGAGLKAPDVEIKMPKMTLPKFSGAEGEIKAPKTDVHRGKMEIEGPDFKLKGPKIKMPSFGVTLPTKTRDKSQAEHEHMIHEDGETGKIKLPTVKMPSIDISVPVPDVDLHLPKGKTSGPEAGIDKKIHHSQEELDIKMKMPKISIPKFSMFGKLETPSADVNVSPPKVDVKSPKADLTLRDIEVEGPSAKGANITMPKIDISLPKIKSPDMDLNMPELDIEGPSIKGPKISMPTVDISLPKMKHPEGHLDFEGPSVKGPKIAMPTVDISLPKMKHPEADLDIEGPSVKGPKIAMPTVDISLPKMKHPEADLDIEGPSVKGPKISMPKFDISLPKMKHPEADLNIEGPSVKGPKISMPKFDISLPKMKHPEADLNIEGPSVKGPKIAMPTVDISLPKMKHPEADLNIEGPSLKGPKISMPTVDISLPKMQHPEADLDIKGPSLKGPKISMPTVNISLPKMKHPEVDLDIQDPSLKGPKITMPEVDISLPKMKHPEVDLNAEGPSVKGPKIVMPTVDISLPTIKPSDTELDIEGPSLKGPKIGIPKVDISLPKRKSAEIGVSVPEGDTNLSMPSMKIPTIDINMPKIDLDLSISKTMEGASMELPESTTGRNFEGPDIHLKMPKISLPTFGVKDNAEAECKGDVKLPKAKVDKKASEFEGSKPKLPTIKVPGLDISVPEVPDVDINIKAPKSKSDYTVEGDISGKQHDFNIKGPNVKIEMPKLPKFKKDKSNVEVQPPHVDIESGDAKMKGLKIKMPKFGLSFPKGKLKEGEVDVSGQMKASGKMPEGKIKFPKEKHSMEMPDVNTDTTDGKIKLPSVALPSVDISAPKMDIDFSLPKGKRGDKEQVGLLKGEDERLSSGASFDVPDVSLKIPKFTLPKFAGKVKTDNVELDSKHLKADIQPSPAKVDIEGKFPSVEFDVDGKPKEKDMKIKMPKMKIPTFGITKKDEDVTVITPDVDTKIKKGKVQMKSPTIELEGPEGKVKSPKIKFPKFKISSPKTKLPDAEVKIGTEKGVKEGVQTPDVTIDMPKISMPKFGTKDGKMNVDVSVPEEGKLKMPSLEISLPTVSHKEGEVLLPKAEVDVSEADIKGYEGDLKIPKMPSLDISAPKFELDISLPKVKDDSALDPKLDIKAKKEGDLDGTDWKLKMPQVDLPKFGHKEKNINLELDIPAGKADAKIAKPEISISKASVDVPDFEMQGAEGRIKMPKIKMPKVDISLPKGDGVTESEDKITRPEFEDPAADGKIKLPSFGKLSAPTVKAPELDFELSLRKPKHETEIEGNWKGRKGAETDLGVTSEKSEYYIKMPKMKMPELSISGPQIKGSDLEIDVGLSKLDTGKEKIKGDLPKIQGSPGVTIKAPKIKAPKVDADVKAPEADIEGTSGKFKMKIPKFGLSTTKDEGEVNVDLQQETKFKVPDVGFSVTKDGDHSTNIDLSLPKDSKVKGPKKEGKLEVDLPSVELDIPEGGIKVPKLKIPKIGVMTSKEMLEGEVAFVSDSEEAEEKAKKHHFKFPNVEISSSKPKGYAEVDVKTSGRDMDLEGQTDGLKLKMPKITVPSVGFSDSKDQHYSTELITPDSDADIKIPKIDIKVPKIDINIPKVEIKAPAVNVKAPEEESLEMDEEHKSKVKLPEFGIALPSVTRLETETSDVKLKVKGPQIKVKNAEAISKSPQSDGDAEGPKMPKVKKAVFAFPRFNGADASLSHSQGEVNLGAGETKTRVPKIKMKPTFGKLRSKTKGAEVNGDAEEIDGEEDEKHKTGKMKIPKVTLAVSAKTSDGAGYHVNGQSDPASTNASQQDKSKFGKMKIPKIEFSSPYSKGAVDEGEAEMNMKLVKEEEASMSNGDSKGLKFKSPKITFSGFKKKTGKEEIEKPVSSSARTEMACLESGDKPISQSPKPKVSIGLFSSKSRGEYTVEQRTNGQEAQEESGKHHLEGRGDKSPKFKLPKFSLSPKSKGVLVITPESSPKASQRSSQQKEGEESSSGFKIQMPRVGFKSRQDEHTSEERIIMDDEDESVIIVSKTSKHTITESVTEKSTTI; from the exons GAGATCAGCTGCTTAGTGCCAGGGTGTACTTTGACAATGTCAAATATGAAGATGCCCTGAAGATTCTTCAGTGTGCTGAGCCATACAAAGTATCGTTCCTGCTGAAGCGCAACGTTCCCAGCGCAGACATCAGCACCTCGTCAGGCTCAGCCAGCCTGGAAGTCAAAGGTCCCAAAGCCAAGATGCCAAAACTG AGTGTTAAAAGCATTGCTCctttgagaaagaaaaagaagaaagccaAGGCCGGTTCAAGGTTAAGTGCAGAAGTAACTCTTCCTGCATCAGGCAAATTCAAGAGGGAGGCCTCACCAGCTAAGTTCGAGCTGAGTCCAGTGGATGTGGAATTTGCCTTCCCAAAATTTCCAAAGCTGAAAGGTGTGAGCAAGACAACCACGGAAGGCGATATTAGCCTCAAAAGTCCAGAGATACAAGCTAGCGTTGCAAGacggaagaaaaagaaaatcagattaCCTAGAATGAGAGTAAAagatgcagcagcagcaagagctgtggtggatgtggatctaaaatcACCAGAAGGGAAGGTAGAACTGGGTACCCCAGAAACTAAAgtcaaaactaaagaaaaatccacaaaattTGGAATTTCTTTTCCAAAAACTAAGAAACCAAAAGTTGATGCAGGACTTTCATGCTTAGAGGCAAGCAAAGGGATAAGTCCACCTGGAATCAAATTAAAGCCTCCAGAAGTAGAGTTTGACTTTAGCCTCCCAACTGGAAAAGCAGATTCTAAGACTGCTAAAGGGGAGGTGAGTAAGGAAGATGTCAAAATCAAGACGCCTAAAGTGGAGCTTGATTTTGGTTTGCCCTCAGGCAAAGCTGAAGCCAAAATATCCCACCCAGATATTAATGTTAAGGACACAATGAAAGAAGGCATTAAATTTAAAGCACCAAAACTTGATCTGGATATCAGTTTACCAAAAGGAAAGGTAGAGGATACAATAGCTATGCCAGAGGCTGAGGTGAAAAGTAAAGATGGTTTTAAATTTAAGCCGCCTAAATTGGATCTTGATCTTAGTCTGCCTGCAGGGAGTGTTGACTCAACTGAAGGAGACCTAGATAAGGATGGAAGGCTCAGAATGCCTCAAGTGAAGATTCCAAAAATAGGGGTTTCCTTACCATCTGCTGAATTTGAGGGTGACACTTCCAAAGACAGATACAAAAGAGATTCTTACGGCAAGGAAGACAAGCATAAAGCTGGACTAAAGATGCCGTCTATTGACATTGATGCGCCATCATTAAACATTGAAATTGGCTTGCCAACATCTAAAGCAGACAGTGAAGGAGATGTGAAATTTCATCCATCTGAGGGTAGTACAGGAGCTGGTTTGAAGGCTCCTGATGTTGAAATAAAAATGCCAAAGATGACACTTCCAAAATTTAGTGGAGCTGAGGGAGAAATTAAAGCTCCAAAGACAGACGTGCATCGTGGTAAAATGGAAATAGAAGGTCCAGATTTTAAACTAAAGGGGCCCAAAATAAAGATGCCATCATTTGGTGTTACCTTACCTACAAAGACAAGAGATAAATCTCAGGCAGAACATGAGCACATGATTCATGAAGATGGTGAAACAGGAAAAATTAAGTTACCAACTGTCAAAATGCCTTCCATTGATATCTCGGTGCCAGTTCCAGATGTGGACTTGCATCTTCCTAAAGGAAAGACAAGTGGACCAGAAGCTGGCATAGATAAAAAAATTCATCACAGCCAGGAAGAGTtggatataaaaatgaaaatgccaaAAATATCCATTCCAAAGTTCTCCATGTTTGGCAAGTTAGAAACACCATCAGCTGATGTAAATGTTTCCCCTCCTAAAGTAGATGTTAAATCTCCAAAAGCGGATCTGACTCTCAGAGACATTGAAGTTGAGGGGCCTTCTGCTAAAGGAGCTAATATAACAATGCCAAAAATTGATATTTCTCTACCCAAAATAAAGTCACCGGATATGGATCTGAACATGCCTGAACTAGATATAGAGGGTCCTTCCATAAAGGGGCCTAAGATATCCATGCCAACAGTTGACATTTCTCTTCCCAAAATGAAACATCCAGAAGGACACTTGGATTTTGAAG GTCCTTCTGTAAAGGGGCCAAAGATAGCCATGCCAACAGTTGACATTTCCTTACCAAAAATGAAACACCCAGAGGCAGATCTGGATATTGAAGGTCCTTCTGTAAAGGGTCCTAAGATAGCCATGCCAACAGTTGACATATCCTTACCAAAAATGAAACACCCAGAGGCAGATCTGGATATTGAAGGTCCTTCTGTAAAGGGTCCTAAGATATCAATGCCAAAATTTGACATTTCATTACCAAAAATGAAACACCCAGAGGCAGATCTGAATATTGAAG GTCCTTCTGTAAAGGGTCCTAAGATATCAATGCCAAAATTTGACATTTCATTACCAAAAATGAAACACCCAGAGGCAGATCTGAATATTGAAGGTCCTTCTGTAAAGGGCCCTAAGATAGCCATGCCAACAGTTGACATTTCCCTTCCCAAAATGAAACATCCGGAAGCAGATCTGAATATTGAAGGTCCTTCTCTAAAGGGGCCTAAGATATCAATGCCAACAGTTGATATTTCCTTACCAAAGATGCAACATCCAGAGGCAGACCTGGATATCAAAGGTCCTTCACTAAAAGGTCCTAAGATATCAATGCCAACAGTTAATATTTCCCTTCCCAAAATGAAACACCCCGAAGTAGATCTGGATATACAAGATCCTTCACTAAAAGGGCCTAAGATAACCATGCCAGAAGTTGACATTTCCCTACCCAAAATGAAACACCCTGAAGTAGACCTGAATGCTGAGGGTCCTTCTGTAAAGGGGCCTAAGATAGTGATGCCAACAGTTGACATTTCCCTTCCAACAATAAAGCCTTCAGACACAGAACTAGATATTGAGGGACCTTCTTTAAAAGGACCCAAAATAGGCATTCCAAAAGTTGACATCTCCCTTCCAAAACGAAAGTCAGCTGAAATAGGTGTGTCAGTGCCTGAAGGAGACACCAATCTCAGCATGCCATCAATGAAAATTCCAACCATTGACATCAACATGCCTAAAATAGATCTTGATTTAagtatttcaaagaccatggaaGGTGCAAGCATGGAGTTGCCTGAATCTACTACTGGTAGAAACTTCGAAGGACCTGACATCCATCTCAAAATGCCTAAAATTTCTTTGCCAACATTTGGAGTCAAAGATAATGCTGAAGCAGAGTGTAAAGGTGATGTGAAACTCCCAAAAGCAAAAGTTGATAAGAAGGCTTCTGAGTTTGAAGGTAGTAAACCAAAGCTACCTACAATTAAGGTTCCTGGACTTGATATCTCTGTACCAGAAGTGCCTGATGTGGATATCAATATTAAAGCACCAAAGAGTAAGAGTGATTATACTGTTGAAGGAGACATCAGTGGAAAACAACATGATTTCAACATCAAGGGTCCCAATGTTAAGATTGAAATGCCTAAACTTCCAAAATTCAAGAAGGATAAAAGTAATGTGGAAGTTCAACCACCTCATGTTGATATTGAAAGCGGTGATGCCAAAATGAAAGGACTTAAAATTAAGATGCCCAAATTtggcctttcctttcccaagggTAAACTAAAAGAAGGTGAAGTTGACGTTTCAGGACAGATGAAGGCCAGTGGGAAGATGCCAGAAGGGAAGATTAAATTCCCAAAAGAAAAGCATTCAATGGAAATGCCTGATGTGAATACAGATACCACCGATGGAAAGATAAAGCTTCCATCAGTGGCATTGCCGTCTGTTGATATCTCAGCTCCAAAGATGGACATTGACTTCAGCTTACCTAAAGGTAAAAGGGGTGACAAGGAGCAAGTAGGGCTGTTAAAGGGAGAAGATGAGAGACTTTCTTCTGGAGCCAGTTTTGATGTCCCAGATGTATCGCTGAAAATACCCAAGTTTACACTCCCGAAATTTGCgggcaaagtaaaaacagataatgTTGAACTGGACAGCAAGCATCTCAAAGCTGATATACAGCCTAGCCCTGCAAAGGTAGATATAGAAGGCAAATTTCCTTCAGTAGAATTTGATGTTGATGGCAAACCGAAAGAAAAAGATATGAAGATAAAAATGCCTAAAATGAAAATTCCTACTTTTGGTATTACAAAGAAGGATGAGGATGTAACTGTGATCACCCCAGATGTTGATACaaagattaaaaaaggaaaagtgcAAATGAAAAGCCCCACTATTGAACTTGAAGGCCCAGAGGGGAAAGTTAAATCACCAAAAATCAAATTCCCCAAATTTAAAATTTCATCACCAAAGACAAAACTGCCTGATGCCGAGGTTAAGATTGGTACTGAGAAAGGAGTTAAAGAGGGTGTTCAAACTCCAGATGTAACGATTGACATGCCTAAGATTTCAATGCCAAAATTTGGAACCAAAGATGGAAAAATGAATGTTGATGTCAGTGTACCTGAGGAAGGAAAACTTAAAATGCCATCTCTTGAAATTTCCCTCCCTACAGTTTCACATAAAGAGGGTGAGGTGCTGCTGCCAAAGGCAGAGGTTGATGTATCTGAAGCAGACATTAAAGGATATGAAGGTGATCTTAAAATCCCTAAAATGCCAAGTCTTGACATCTCTGCCCCCAAGTTTGAACTTGATATAAGTTTGCCTAAAGTTAAAGATGACTCTGCCTTAGATCCTAAGCTAGATATTAAAGCCAAGAAAGAAGGTGATCTTGATGGAACTGATTGGAAATTAAAAATGCCTCAAGTCGACTTACCTAAATTTGGCCACAAAGAAAAGAATATCAATCTGGAGCTTGACATTCCTGCAGGTAAAGCTGATGCTAAAATTGCTAAGCCTGAAATTTCCATATCAAAAGCAAGCGTAGATGTTCCTGACTTTGAAATGCAAGGCGCGGAAGGCAGGATTAAGATGCCAAAAATTAAAATGCCTAAAGTGGATATTTCTTTGCCCAAGGGGGATGGTGTTACAGAGAGTGAAGATAAGATTACAAGACCTGAGTTTGAAGATCCTGCTGCGGACGGCAAGATAAAGTTGCCTTCATTTGGAAAACTCTCCGCTCCTACGGTAAAAGCACCTGAACTGGACTTTGAACTCAGCTTGAGAAAACCTAAACATGAAACAGAAATAGAAGGTAACTGGAAAGGGAGAAAGGGGGCTGAAACTGACTTGGGTGTTACTTCAGAAAAATCAGAGTATTATATCAAGATGCCCAAAATGAAAATGCCAGAACTATCCATTTCTGGTCCACAGATCAAAGGTAGTGATCTTGAAATTGATGTGGGACTGTCAAAGTTGGACACCGGAAAAGAGAAGATTAAGGGGGACTTACCCAAAATACAAGGAAGTCCAGGTGTCACAATTAAGGCCCCAAAGATCAAAGCCCCAAAAGTAGATGCAGATGTGAAGGCACCAGAGGCTGATATTGAAGGAACAAGtggaaaatttaaaatgaaaattccaAAGTTTGGTTTATCCACAACAAAAGATGAGGGTGAAGTTAATGTAGACTTGCAGCAGGAGACCAAGTTTAAGGTTCCAGATGTGGGATTTAGTGTGACAAAAGATGGAGACCACAGCACCAATATTGACCTTTCCCTTCCTAAGGACAGTAAAGTCAAAGGTCCTAAAAAGGAAGGTAAGCTTGAAGTTGATTTGCCATCTGTCGAACTGGACATCCCAGAAGGTGGTATCAAGGTGCCCAAATTAAAGATTCCTAAAATTGGCGTGATGACATCCAAAGAGATGTTAGAAGGAGAAGTTGCTTTTGTGTCAGActcagaagaagcagaagaaaaagCAAAGAAGCATCATTTCAAATTTCCCAATGTAGAAATTTCAAGCTCTAAACCTAAAGGGTATGCAGAAGTAGATGTCAAAACTTCTGGGAGAGATATGGACCTTGAAGGGCAAACAGATGGACTAAAGTTAAAAATGCCCAAAATCACAGTACCCTCTGTCGGTTTTTCAGATTCAAAAGACCAGCACTATTCAACAGAACTGATCACCCCAGATTCTGATGCAGACATCAAAATTCCAAAAATTGACATTAAGGTTCCAAAAATTGACATTAATATTCCAAAGGTCGAAATTAAAGCCCCGGCCGTCAATGTAAAGGCCCCAGAAGAGGAATCATTGGAGATGGATGAGGAACATAAGTCCAAAGTTAAACTACCAGAGTTTGGAATTGCACTTCCTTCTGTCACACGGTTAGAAACTGAAACATCAGACGTAAAGTTAAAAGTCAAAGGACcacaaatcaaagttaaaaatgcTGAAGCGATTTCCAAATCACCACAGTCTGATGGGGATGCTGAAGGGCCAAAGATGCCAAAAGTaaaaaaagctgtttttgctTTTCCAAGGTTTAATGGGGCAGATGCGTCATTGAGTCATTCTCAAGGAGAAGTGAATCTGGGGGCTGGAGAAACTAAAACCAGAGTtcccaaaatcaaaatgaaacccACCTTTGGAAAGTTGCGTTCCAAAACAAAAGGGGCAGAAGTGAATGGGGATGCAGAAGAAATAGATGGAGAGGAAGACGAAAAacataaaactggaaaaatgaagaTTCCAAAAGTCACACTTGCAGTCTCTGCGAAGACAAGTGATGGGGCGGGATATCATGTGAATGGACAAAGTGACCCTGCTTCAACGAATGCATCTCAGCAAGACAAGAGTAAATTTGGGAAGATGAAGATTCCCAAAATTGAATTTTCCTCACCCTATTCCAAGGGGGCAGTAGATGAAGGGGAGGCTGAAATGAACATGAAGCTGGTCAAGGAAGAGGAAGCATCAATGTCAAATGGAGACAGTAAGGGCTTAAAATTTAAATCtccaaaaatcacattttcaggctttaaaaagaaaactggcAAAGAAGAGATTGAAAAGCCAGTGTCTTCCAGTGCCAGGACTGAAATGGCCTGTCTAGAATCTGGGGATAAACCCATCTCACAGTCTCCCAAGCCCAAAGTTTCCATAGGTTTGTTTTCCAGCAAATCCAGAGGAGAATACACTGTGGAACAAAGAACCAATGGTCAGGAGGCCCAAGAAGAAAGTGGCAAACATCATCTGGAAGGTAGAGGAGACAAGTCCCCCAAGTTTAAGCTCCCGAAATTCTCCCTCAGCCCCAAATCAAAAGGGGTCCTGGTGATAACCCCTGAGAGTTCCCCAAAGGCAAGCCAACGTTCCTCACAACAAAAGGAAGGGGAAGAATCATCTTCTGGTTTTAAAATCCAGATGCCAAGGGTGGGATTTAAGTCCCGTCAAGACGAGCACACATCGGAGGAGCGGATAATCATGGATGATGAGGATGAAAGTGTGATCATCGTGTCTAAGACATCTAAACACACAATAACAGAATCAGTGACTGAAAAATCCACCACCATTTAA